From the genome of Mauremys reevesii isolate NIE-2019 linkage group 24, ASM1616193v1, whole genome shotgun sequence:
aagggtgaggggcagggtggtgcagccagaggagaagggtgaggggcaggtggggtgcagcccagaggagaagggtgaggggcaggtggggtgcaGCCCAGAGGAGATGGgtgaggggcaggtggggtgcagccagaggagaagggtgaggggcaggtggggtgcagccagaggagaagggtgaggggcagggtggtGTAGCCCAGATGAGAAGGgtgaggggcaggtggggtgcagccagaggagaagggtgaggggcagggtggtgcagccagaggagaagggtgaggggcaggtggggtgcaGCCCAGAGGAGACGGgtgaggggcaggtggggtgcagccagaggagaagggtgaggggcaggtggggtgcagcccagaggagaagggtgaggggcaggtggggtgcagcccagaggagaagggtgagggaCAGGGTGGTGCagccagaggagaagggtgaggggcaggtggggtgcagccagaggagaagggtgaggggcagggtggtgcagcccagaggagaagggtgaggggCAGGTGGGGTACAGCCCAGAGGAGACGGGTGAGGGGCAGTGGTagcagtgggtggggctgggagttggAGCTGTGAGGAGGCTGGTGAGGGGCAGGCTTTAGGGCAGGTGGGGTGCAGCCtagaggagaagggagggaggggctgggggttgcAGCCTCGAGGAGGCTGGAAAGGTACAggctttggggcaggcagggtgcaGCCCAGAGGAGTGGGAGGATGGATGGGGGGCAGCCCAGAGGTGAGGGCTGAGGGATAGGATTAAGGGTAGAAGTGGATGCAGCCCAGAGGGGCAAGGGCTTTCCCTGGGATGGGGTGGTTGGCCTAGCAGATGGACCTGGCTTCCTACATGCTGTGCACTCTAGCTTGTATCCGCTGTGGGGGACCCATGAGGGGTGTTAGGTCCCACCCTCCCTGCTGTCATTCACCCCGGCCCCTTCCTTCTCTCCCTGCAGGCAAAGCTGTAGCCATGAAGGTTTGGATTGTGCTGCTGGGGGCAACTCTGCTGGCAGGTAAATGGCTTGTTCAGTTCATCTCCCGACCAGGGCAGGGCTGGAAACTCCCCTTTGGGTGTCGATCAGGAGTAACCCCATTGGAGTCATGGGGACTGGTTCCCTTTTCATGCACCACGGTGTAAATCAGCAGTGTGACCCAGTGGGTAGGGGTCCTGCCTGGAGACTGCTGGTTTCTatctccagctctgggagaggagtggggactGATGGATTAGTGCcgggagccaggagtcctgggttcgatccctaactctgctactgacttgcccATGACCCTGGGTGAGTCActtaggctttgtcttcactgtcaAAAGCAGGTGTGTTTCCCAATGGGCGACCCAACCCATGTTAGCTGTTACTATCAACTGTTACCACCAGGCAGTAAAGGCCAAGCCAAGACTGTAATTTTACCATGAGATCAACCAGCAGCAGGGTGCAGCGCTGACCTGCCTAGCTACCTCCTGGTAAACAGGCCGGAGCCTTGTCTCCAACAGGAGCGtccagcaggctggtgatccCTATTGTGCACTGTAAAAACACCACCTGTTGCTGTGAGGACACAGCCCCAACCCTTCCTCACACAGCTCGTCTGGTCTCTTTCGACTGGTGACCCCCTTTGGGGAGGGACTGTCTCCTACTGTGTGTTTTGTACAATGCCTGGCACAACAAGGCCCCTGATCCCTGTCAGGAtctgcagcgcccggcacgacggggcccccAATCTCGGCCGGGGGTCTGGGCGGCGTCCTGCACAATGGGGTCCCCGATCTCGGTGGGGGGTCTGGGGACatccggcacgacggggcccctGATCTCAGTGGGGGTCTGGGTGGTGCCCGGCATGACGGGGCCCCCGATCTCAGTGGGGGTCTGGGCGGTGCCCGGCATGACAGGGCCCCCGATCGCGGCGGGGGTCTGGGCGGTGCCCGGCATGACAGGGCCCCCGATCGCGGCGGGGGTCTGGGTGGTGCGCCCGGCATGACAGGGCCCCCGATCGTGGCGGGGGTCTGGGTGGTGCGCCCGGCATGACAGGGCCCCCGATCGCGGCGGGGGTCTGGGCGGTGCCCGGCATGACAGGGCCCCCGATCGCGGCGGGGGTCTGGGCGGTGCCTGGCATGACGGGGCCCCCGATCTCAGTGGGGGTCTGGGCGGTGCCCGGCATGACAGGGCCCCCGATCGCGGCGGGGGTCTGGGCGGTGCCTGGCATGACGGGGCCCCCGATCTCAGTGGGGGTCTGGGTGGTGCCCGGCATGACGGGGCCTCCGATCTCAGTGGGGGTCTGGGTGGTGCCTGGCATGACGGGGCTCCTGATCACGGCGGGGGTCTGGGCGGTGCCCGGCATGACGGGGCCCCCGATCTCGGTGGGGGGTCTGGGTGGTGCCCGGCATGACGGGGCCTCCGATCTCAGTGGGGGTCTGGGTGGTGCCTGGCATGACAGGGCCCCCGATCGCGGCGGGGGTCTGGGCGGTGCCCGGCATGACGGGGCCCCCGATCGCGGCGGGGGTCTGGGCGGTGCCCGGCATGACGGGGCCCCCGATCTCAGTGGGGGTCTGGGTGGTGCCTGGCATGACGGGACCCCCGATCTCAGTGGGGGTCTGGGTGGCGCCCGGCATGATAGGGCCCCCGATCGTGGCGGGGGTCTGGGTGGTGCCTGGCATGATGGGGCCCCCGATCGCGGCGGGGGTCTGGGCGGTGCGCCCGGCATGACAGGGCCCCCGATCTCAGTCAGTCTGTGCAGGACTGGCAGGGATAAGAGGCTGGTTACATGGACACCGGGTCTGACCCCCAGTGTGGCTCCAgggttacacaggaggtcagacccaACTCTTTACCTGCAAACTCTGCCCCTCCAGGCTGCCAGGCCAACCCAATCGTCCAGGATGAACCCAAGACTAAGTGGGAAGAGGCCGTGAACGTCTTCTGGAACTACCTTTCCAAGGTGGGACAGGCCGCAGACAATGTGACCGCCCAGATCAAGAGCTCCCAGCTCAGCAAGGAACTGGAGTGAGTGACCCTGCGGCTCAGAGTCAGATGGGTGGGGCAAGGACACAAAACAGCAGGGGCCTGTGCCCCCTGGAGAGGCTGATATTTCTGCTGGGAACAATGCTGGGCTTTGGCTAAGTGCTGGGTGCCAGGCTGTGCTGAGAAGCACTGGGTTTGGCTGGTGCACACCACGCCCATGGGTGTTGCTGCCGCTTTGCCATAATGGCGGGTTGGGAGCATTCCTAGAGGAGCATATGAGGGGATGCCCAGTCAAGGGCCACAACCTGGGGCACAGAGGGGGTGATGTGGGGATCTTTGGGGAGCCCTCAGTGCCCTGATGGAGAGCGGGGTTTGGATGGGTGTCACCATAGCCCTGCATGGGCTCATCACAGATACCGTGGCCAGGGTGGGGGATGGTGCAAGCCAAGACGCCCCAGCTCTGACTCCCCGGTCCCTCCCCAGCGGGCTGATCACCGACACCATGGCTGAAGTGGAGGTGTACAGAGAACAGCTGCGGGCCCGGTTCGGCCCCTACGCCCAGGGGGCCCAGCAGCGCCTGGGCAGCGAGGTAGCGGCGCTGACGGGGAAGCTGCGGGCTGACATGGAGGAGGCCAAGGGCCGGTTGGTGCAGTACACGGGCGACGTGCGCTTGATGTTCGACCAGAACCTGGAGGAGGTGCGGGCCCGAGTTGGCATGTACCTGCGCAAGCTGCGCAAGCGCCTGGGCAAAGACACTGAGGAGCTGCGCCGCAAGATGGCCGCCTATGCTGGCGAGGTGCAGGCCCACACTGACCATCAGGTGGATGCTGTGCGCCAGGGCCTGCAGCCCCTAATCGACAGCATCCGTGACAAGGGACAGCAGCGTCTGGAAGCCCTGAGCCAGGCCCTGGGTGAGCAGAGCCAGAAGGTGCGCGATAGCCTGGGCACCCGGGCCCAGGAGCTGCATGGGCACCTGCAGGAGAAGGCTGAGGAGGTGCGGAGCTCCGTAGACCAGGCTGCTGAGCAGGTCCGCCAGTGGTTTGCACCCTTCCTGCAGGACGTCCGTGCCCAGTTACAGACCCTGGTGGAGAAGCTGCAAGGGAAACTCCAGCTGTAACAGCCTCTGCTCACCCCACACTGTGGTCCCCTGACAGCCCAGAACCCTGGCAATCCAGGGGCCTGCATTCCCAGGCCCCCACAGTACAGCCCTGCCCACTGACACCAAGCTAGCCACAGAGGTCTGTGACTCCCCAGCGAACAGGCATGAGTCACTTCACCTGCTAAGCCTGCTCCAGACCTCCCGCAGGGGCCCAGTTCTTCCTTGCCCTGTGCATGAACCCCAGTGCATAGCCATTGCCACTCCGACCCTGCACTCACACTTGGGACTGGTGGGACAACCAtggatctggccctgagctgctttTGTGCACGCCTTGGAGAAATGAGAGGGGATAACCTCCACCCATCCCATTCTCCCCTCTCTGACCACAGCTGAACGTGATACCCCTGTCTCATCCTGCTGTTAGATCTCCTGTGTTCACCAGTGCTTCCAGCTGAAACTAAATAAATTCCTGCTTTGGGCACAAGGTACCAGGGGCCTTTTCTTCTTTATGACCTAAATTTATGCGACACACACAttcagatccccagctgctgtcaATCAgccgtagctccactgaagtcagtggggccagatcctggccAACTGGCATCGTTCCATGGGCCACAGGTACAAGAAGTCCTCCCATTGCTATCCCATATTGCATTGCTCCATTCAGAATTGACCAATCTGGCCCCCTTGCTGCTGTCCACTGTCTAGGCTGGTGTATGGATGTGAGCATGGCAGCAGGAGTGttgacctctgtatttggcacaggTATGatcgctgctggaatcctgtgtgcagttctggggcCCATAATGCAAGAAGGATACTGATGAACTGGGGAGGGTTCAGTCCAGAGAAGCGCCATGAGAGTGATTAAAGAATTAGCAAAGCTGCCTTGTAGTGACGGACTCAGAGAGCTCAAGCTATTTAGCATAACCaacagaaggttaaggggtgacttgatcccgGTCTGTACTAATGGGCTCCTCAGGTCTCACAcactccagtggctggaagttgaagctagataacgTCAGACAGTAataaaccactggaacaatttaccaagggtcgtgctggattctccatcactggccatttttaaaccaagatgtTTTTCTAATAGTTCTGCTCCGGGAATCTCTGTGGGACAGGTCAGTGGCGTGTGCTATGCAagcggtcagactagatgagctgaatggtcccgtctggcctcagaatctatgAATTCGCTGCAAACATGGTATTGGTTCAACTAATCTGATGAGTTCAGCAGATACTGGTGCCGCAGCAGGGTGTGACCAAGCCCCCAGCCTACCCGCCAACACTCACTGCTGCTTTCCCCTGCATCCCCCCTCCCAGCTGTGTGCGGGATCACAACAGATGCGCCCAACCCCCCATACACAGACACGGCCCTTAGCTTGGGGCCCTCTGGGTTCTGACTTGCCCCAGATGCTTATCTTCCAGCACCTTCCGTGGGAAATGCTGCTAACCAGCCCCACCCCGATCCCTCCCAAACGCCCACAACCAAGTCTGTTGGGTAAGGTCTCTCACCATTGGCTCCGGGGGAGTTACCTCAGCAGGAAATTTGGGCCATTGTGTTTCAAAGgacttccccagctctgctccagccccactggagaccacgccctccccccccccccccccgctatgcCCACCGCAGCAGGTGTGTCTGATCCATGGATGGTTTCTTTGGGGTGTCAGGTGGAAGTTAAAATGGTTCCTTCTCCCTTCGCCATAACAGCACACAAACAAGCTGGTTTTGTGAAGCCAGAGGCGCAGAGAACGAGCACATGTAGGTTATAAACATCCCTTGCTGTGCCCTGGAACACAGCTGTCCCTGGGCCTCTCAAGCCAAGCTGTGACTGTTCAACACACATTTATATTGGCTTCATCACAACCACAACTTTTCTACGCACCAGGAAACTTCCTCAGGCAAAACAAAGTTCCGCTCCTGCCTCAGCATTTCAGCCACAGCCTCTTTATTAGCCTTGTTATTCCAGCTAAACTCATGTCATTTGAGATGCAAATGTGAGCCAGGGGGGTGCCGCGTGCCTTTTGCATTTCAGCTGGGTTAAGTTCAGGTTGTCTCCCAAAGGGCTGGTGTTCTGTAGTGTTAAACagccccacgccccaccccacaGGCAGCTCAGCTCAGGGCACAGGGCCCCTGTATAAAGAGCCCCCCAagcccaccccagaggcagctgaatTTTAGTGCCCCAAGAGGCGACCCTGGATAAACAACCCCCATGCCCTAGGCTTCATCTCAGTGCTGGAGGAGGGGGTCCCTGTGTAAACAGACCCTCTCATTTCTGGGCTCCACATACAAGTTGGGGGTAAAATGTCTCTGTTGATGCTGGTGTGACCACTCAACCCCCATCATAGGCTGTGGCTCCATACAGACAGCAGCCTGCTCAATGGAGCAGGGTACAACCCCATCCCCACCTTTcctgcctccccccctccccgtgcCCTCCCTCGGGAATAATTTGCCGTCTCCCTGCACCATCCACAGTCACTCACACCACTGGCAATTGCTGCTGGTCTCACTTGGTGCTTTGCACTTACTGTGCCCTGGCGGAGAAGACTGGACAGAAGTGACACCTTCAGAACAGGTTTCCAAGGGCcagccgtgctagtctgtatcagtaaaccCACAAGGACGCCTCATTGTTTTTACCTTCAGGCCAGGGGCTAGCTAAGCAGCATAGGCCTTAGTTTACACTAGTGAAAAGTGGATCCACTTCCTTTTTCTGGTGTGAGCAACCACAcagtgggcagggagctgggcacagGCTGTTTTATCTTCCCCTGTTCTCAGCAGCTGCAAAGCCACCTCACAAATAGCTAATTCACAGTGGCTGATATTGCTAAGGCAGAGGCATCGCCAGGGGCCGctgtcacacacacacgcttCCAAGTGCTGAGGGTTGGAGCAAGGTTTGACTCTTGGGAAGCTAAGCCGTGTGGCTGTTAGTTTGCGACTATGCAAAGTTCTGCCTAGAGGCAGCTTTGGGAGCCAGGGAGCTGTGCAAGGCAGAGTGGTGCCAGGGGGACTGGTGGTGATTCCTGGGAGAAGGGCTTTCCCAACATATTGTTTGCTCAGCATTATTCCAGGACTAGGTGTTGGTGGGTAAATAAAGCCGGTTCAAGTTAAACTATACTCAGGTTCTATGTCCACTAATAATCTGACATGCAGGGCCTGGGACACCTGCTGCCACTGTCTGGAAGTGATGCACCatactgggctcagtgcagggggaaCTGGGTGAAAGAATGTGGCCTGTTTTAGGCTGGATAGAATGGTCCCATCTCAGGCTCTGTGAGTGTAATGCTGACAGCTCCCGGTCATCAgcgggcaggatcaaacctgggacctcagtgcatgagcctctacagcagtggtccccaatgcggtgctcGTGTGTGCCACAGCGCCCGCTGAGGCATTTATGTGTACCCACcgagtgcccagcaggggagagaagctgcggccctgtgcctgccaaggacagagaactccggggctgcaggctgcaggcgccagtgttctcggtccctggcaagcgcagggctgcagcttctctctggcttctctccatgctgcccagaaCTGCCAAAAaataccaaacaaaaaaaacacccgcTCAGACTCTGCCATCCCAggaatggacggaatgccaccccaggcacgtgcttgctccgctggggcctggagctggccctgtatgtgagtattcttccactgcactgatactgctgttttcttgtgctttgcGATATActgtttttttaacattttgcccCAAAATGAGTGGGTCAGATAAAAGACAATGTACATATTATTTCAACACCGAGTGGGAAGAATCCTActgttttattgaaaataaagggaaatgtgtTTGCTTATTGTGCGGTGGTACTGTTGCAGTGCCGAAAAAACATAATTTCGAATGCCATTTCCAAACTAGTCACAGCTCTTTTGACATTAGCCATCCACTTAAATCTGAGTtgagaaagaagaaaattaatcaaTTCAAATCAAACCTATCTGCCCAGCAATCTGTTTTTACTAGACAAGTGGTAAAGTCTAAAAGTGCTAAAATTACTCATCTgctctcaaagaagaaaaaaccctttCAAGATGGTGAATTGAGAAGCATTTTTGATTGGTGCTGATTGCCTGTTACAAAAATTTCCTAGTAAGTGTGAGATTTTGTCGGCAATACAAGACTTGCAGTTATCAGACAACACAGTTACGAGGAGGATACATGCAATTTCAAGTGACATGCAAACTCAGCTAACGGATGACTTGGAAATCTGTGACTGGTTTTCACTGCAGTTTGATGAGTCAACAGATATATCAGATACAGCGCAGTTGGCAATTATGGTGAGGATGGTATTTAGTGACTTCACCGTAAAAGAAGAGTTACTAAAAGTATTGCCTATGAAAGGGTGAACAAAGGGTGAGGACATCTATAATTTATTCAAATCATACACAACCTCAATTAGTATGCCACTACACAAGCTGTCTGCGATCACCACTGATGGGCACCAGCGATGATGGGCAGCGCCAATGGATTCATTGCACTCTGCAAGAAGAATGAATCCTTTCCGAACTTTATGTCTTATCATTGCATTATCCACCAAGAAGCTTTGTGCTTCAAAGATCTTTCTTTTCAACACGTCATGAATGtcgttattaaaataattaactctATTCAATCGAAACCTTTGCAACACCGACTTTTTAAGGCCTTGTTGGAAGATGTTGATGGTAAACAATCTGTTCTTATCTTGCACACAGAAGTACAATGGCTGAACAAAGGTAAAGTTCTTGCATGTTTTTTAAGCCTAATTGAAGAGATCAAAGAATTTCTGAAGTCCACAAATTAGAACTTTGAGCAACTAGAAGACTCCAGCTGGTTAATGGACTTGGCTTTTCTTGCCGACATCACTGacaaattgaacattttaaatcttgagcTCCAGGGAAAAGATAAACATGTGGCTCAAATGATAGGTTCTGTAAAATaattcaaagcaaaactgatcTTGTGGATGTCACATATGAAGACGAAGTCTCTCATACATTTCCCAAGCATGAAGAAAATGGTATGAGACAGTGATTTTAACCCTTCACCATTTGTTATTCACATTCAAACACGTCTGGAACAATTTGAAAAGAGATTTCAACAGTTCACAATCATTGAGCCTGTGGTTGCCTTTCTTGTGAATCCTTTTACTTGCCAAGTAGAGGTAACAGAAATGGCTACATCAATTGCGAGTCTcattcaagtaataacagaagaCGTGGAACTGGAGATTATGGACCTTCAAAATGATATTGTTCTAAAATCCTGCGCAACAGATGAAAACTTTTGGAATCTGGTTTACCAGAAAAAGTTTCCCGCCTTAAAAAATgtagcatacaaaataaaatcttattttggTTCCACTTATCTGTGCGAAGTTCTGTTTTCAACAATGAACATCATAAAATCATAATACAGATCTTGGCTTACAGAGGCCCATCTTGACGATTGCTTACGAATGGGAATATCATCCTACTCTCCCAACTACGAAAAATTGGCTGAAGAAATGCCATGCCAAAAATCACTTTATTAGAAAAACCATGTGAATTAATGATACCTATTTTCCATTA
Proteins encoded in this window:
- the APOE gene encoding apolipoprotein E, with translation MKVWIVLLGATLLAGCQANPIVQDEPKTKWEEAVNVFWNYLSKVGQAADNVTAQIKSSQLSKELDGLITDTMAEVEVYREQLRARFGPYAQGAQQRLGSEVAALTGKLRADMEEAKGRLVQYTGDVRLMFDQNLEEVRARVGMYLRKLRKRLGKDTEELRRKMAAYAGEVQAHTDHQVDAVRQGLQPLIDSIRDKGQQRLEALSQALGEQSQKVRDSLGTRAQELHGHLQEKAEEVRSSVDQAAEQVRQWFAPFLQDVRAQLQTLVEKLQGKLQL